A window of the Sandaracinaceae bacterium genome harbors these coding sequences:
- a CDS encoding tetratricopeptide repeat protein, giving the protein MSRIPDLSDADVFSPAWRVDWLEASLESVDESTPAGQKAALLHELGLALTALGGRETDALKAHLRAYSEQPSFRPALAELVNAFERKRNFKHLSRLYEAERKLDAEAAAGSRLDLANLAEDQGQPPDEVQAMLSDALSATPDNALIALTLELAARANQSPDDVLSALRSRVATTTDPVLRATLAVDLAVALAAAGDADEALETLARASAEGCELRAIYDAMERLAQRHERPTWEVRALEGQAALGAAGRPETDESAPADERAARDATAASDATAASDATAASDATAASDATATSDATAASDATATSDATAAARWFEAAQLRANALYDATGALVALDEAIRLTPRDTLLRYEHMLAHERAGNLHGAAADARELLASDAGPALAGALWFRVAEAARAEGDDSGQREALERASSADPNAVTVRVALRDLLARTGDGPAQLALLETRAAAVSGNARSQWLGWAAQLAATELDDNARASKLFRDAVLAATDPTDALREAYETAIRAGDATTANNVSAALVERDTPARERARLLRERFELLLGPLDDEAAAHELLVTALEDPDAEGWVRDAARMEGALSRNYGLLALAHDALAVGVSPEVAAAHHVAAARARLRQKDTDGAERSLRAALAESPGSRYAVTLLEEILRARGDADEVVQLLRNAADAQRGAEAEVNLLLAGAAAEMGEDHAVAADAYREALAQNPDAIASVWALERLARRTKNAELLREALSARAERDRVASAGSASMRGALMLGERAAFMDGDSGEALTQLQSALQADDASTRAAAAAALLYMPLQAHGDDVLGADAALSASMSALVERLGAEDPVRRELEAAFAHTDGGSRGHRGAPSEGPTADASDDSTREHDVASGGLDGAANVLDGVDAVLEAELASTRRAQRTTTGAVRALLEAFRDGGLSSGDQGHLARANAYRDLANIARDESTKRELQLHAIRTRYLAGDDDAATDAFLWAQDLLGSARASLEAAAAVDETSDAATEPAARALALAGRSSVSSRRVRHTVMTARARAELAAGNFETAVRELRTALEEDPEDLTAWEALRVAAREVGDYDSVAESCDKLARRVDGELRAQLLEEAAVCLMDHIGDDPAAEERLRAALALDPSRPIPFWRLHDLLAERKDDDALLQLVDARLAAVDDADEMPKLYYEQARLRRARGGREDVLESLENLLMLEEDHPGGLALAVEVHVTLEQWAEAVTALRGLANADVPPAQRRIARLGAADFLEKKLGRSADAIAELRALEPLGFGNSELYERIADVADRGALPAEAIRALQQQHDCSPPDVGAAALRRAGTIARDELRDRSTAIECFRGALRAVPTDIAALEALGGLIQDPTQRRVLSEAFEAAGREAASGQFSPELPRVLVAAARLRGEKDLTFLAMQTLLAVGVATPEERAAADEHTAIVRRVRAGHPLDASVLNLLRAPGDDGVVAEFAQLVGESLTTAVGMEPALFHVGRGDLTSTKPSPLRDELNAISEALCAPLGDVYVGGSDAARVTAFHGKKERSTWVVGPGVLAPLDTARRYHAGRAAFATYAGSIAWLDRPAEEGALLLAAAAAAADVALPAMSALPTMAEWTRAIGKAMPRKVRKAANELAPRIPGGGATLVSYCQAAQLSAARAGLVVSGDLHGTLSHLHGREPRVAEIKSSPLLSDLILYWTSRSSLTLRRELGLAS; this is encoded by the coding sequence GCGCTTCGCAGCCGGGTCGCGACGACGACCGACCCCGTCTTGCGAGCCACTCTCGCGGTGGACCTCGCGGTCGCGCTCGCGGCCGCCGGAGACGCCGACGAGGCCCTCGAGACCCTCGCGCGCGCCTCCGCCGAGGGGTGCGAGCTGCGAGCCATCTACGACGCGATGGAGCGCCTCGCGCAGCGGCACGAGCGACCCACCTGGGAGGTGCGAGCGCTCGAGGGCCAGGCCGCCCTCGGCGCAGCTGGGCGCCCGGAGACCGACGAAAGCGCCCCCGCGGATGAACGCGCCGCGCGCGATGCCACTGCCGCGAGCGATGCCACTGCCGCGAGCGATGCCACTGCCGCGAGCGATGCCACTGCCGCGAGCGATGCCACCGCCACGAGCGATGCCACCGCCGCGAGCGATGCCACCGCCACGAGCGATGCCACCGCCGCCGCGCGCTGGTTCGAAGCTGCGCAGCTGCGCGCCAACGCCCTGTACGATGCGACGGGAGCGCTCGTGGCGCTCGACGAGGCGATTCGACTCACGCCTCGAGATACGCTGCTGCGTTACGAGCACATGCTCGCCCACGAACGCGCGGGCAACCTCCACGGGGCAGCAGCGGACGCACGGGAGCTTCTCGCCAGCGACGCCGGCCCCGCGCTGGCGGGTGCGCTGTGGTTCCGAGTCGCAGAGGCTGCACGAGCCGAAGGCGACGACAGCGGTCAACGCGAAGCGCTCGAACGCGCCTCGAGCGCGGACCCCAACGCGGTCACCGTCCGGGTGGCGTTGCGCGATCTGTTGGCGCGGACTGGAGACGGCCCTGCGCAGCTCGCGCTGCTGGAGACGAGAGCGGCGGCAGTCTCAGGTAACGCACGCAGCCAGTGGCTCGGATGGGCCGCGCAGCTGGCGGCCACCGAGCTGGACGACAACGCACGCGCCAGCAAGCTCTTTCGAGACGCCGTGCTGGCGGCGACCGATCCGACGGACGCGCTGCGCGAGGCCTACGAGACCGCGATCCGCGCCGGCGACGCGACGACCGCCAACAACGTGTCGGCCGCGTTGGTGGAGCGAGACACGCCCGCCCGCGAGCGCGCACGGCTCCTGCGAGAGCGCTTCGAGCTTCTGCTCGGGCCGCTCGACGACGAGGCAGCCGCGCACGAGCTGCTGGTGACCGCCCTCGAGGATCCAGACGCGGAGGGGTGGGTCCGAGACGCTGCACGCATGGAGGGCGCCCTGTCGCGCAACTACGGCCTCCTCGCGCTGGCCCACGACGCGCTGGCGGTGGGGGTGAGCCCGGAGGTCGCGGCGGCGCACCACGTCGCGGCGGCGCGCGCGCGACTGCGCCAGAAGGACACCGACGGCGCGGAACGTTCCCTCCGAGCGGCGCTCGCGGAGTCTCCAGGAAGCCGCTACGCCGTGACGCTCCTAGAGGAGATCCTCCGCGCACGGGGTGACGCGGACGAGGTCGTGCAACTCCTGCGCAACGCGGCGGACGCGCAGCGCGGGGCCGAGGCCGAGGTCAACCTGCTGCTCGCGGGCGCTGCAGCGGAGATGGGCGAAGACCACGCCGTGGCGGCAGACGCCTATCGCGAGGCGCTCGCGCAGAACCCCGACGCCATCGCCTCGGTGTGGGCGCTGGAGCGCCTCGCCCGACGCACCAAGAACGCGGAGCTGCTGCGCGAGGCCCTGAGCGCACGGGCGGAGCGCGACCGCGTCGCATCGGCGGGGAGCGCCTCCATGCGCGGGGCTTTGATGTTGGGCGAGCGCGCGGCCTTCATGGACGGAGACTCCGGCGAGGCGCTGACTCAGCTGCAGAGCGCGCTGCAGGCCGACGACGCATCGACGCGGGCTGCCGCGGCCGCGGCGCTGCTCTACATGCCGTTGCAGGCGCACGGCGACGATGTGCTCGGCGCGGACGCCGCCCTGAGCGCGAGCATGAGCGCCCTGGTCGAGCGGCTCGGCGCGGAGGACCCTGTACGGCGCGAGCTCGAAGCCGCGTTCGCGCACACGGACGGCGGGAGCCGAGGGCACCGTGGCGCCCCCAGCGAGGGACCCACCGCCGACGCAAGCGACGACAGCACCCGCGAACACGACGTCGCGAGCGGTGGCTTGGATGGCGCCGCGAACGTGCTCGACGGTGTGGACGCCGTGCTCGAAGCCGAGCTCGCCAGCACGCGACGCGCACAGCGCACCACGACGGGAGCCGTGCGTGCCCTCCTCGAGGCATTCCGTGATGGTGGCCTGAGCTCTGGTGACCAAGGCCACCTCGCACGAGCCAACGCCTATCGGGACCTCGCGAACATCGCGCGCGACGAAAGCACGAAGCGCGAGCTGCAGCTGCACGCCATCCGCACGCGCTACTTGGCGGGAGACGACGACGCCGCCACGGACGCCTTCTTGTGGGCACAAGACCTGCTCGGGAGCGCTCGCGCCTCGCTGGAAGCCGCAGCGGCCGTCGACGAGACGAGCGACGCTGCGACCGAGCCCGCGGCGCGCGCGCTCGCTCTCGCGGGGCGCTCGTCGGTCTCCAGTCGTCGTGTCCGACACACGGTCATGACCGCGCGCGCTCGCGCGGAGCTCGCTGCTGGCAACTTCGAGACCGCGGTACGAGAGCTACGCACTGCCCTGGAGGAGGACCCGGAGGACCTGACAGCGTGGGAGGCGCTGCGCGTCGCGGCGCGTGAGGTGGGCGACTACGACAGCGTCGCGGAGTCCTGCGACAAGCTCGCGCGCCGCGTGGACGGGGAGCTCCGCGCGCAACTGTTGGAGGAGGCGGCCGTGTGCCTGATGGACCACATCGGCGACGACCCGGCAGCCGAGGAGCGCCTGCGTGCTGCCCTCGCGCTGGACCCGTCCAGGCCGATTCCCTTCTGGCGCCTGCATGACCTCCTCGCCGAGCGCAAGGACGACGACGCCCTCCTGCAGCTCGTGGACGCCCGGCTCGCTGCGGTCGACGACGCCGACGAGATGCCCAAGCTGTACTACGAGCAGGCACGTCTGCGGCGCGCGCGTGGGGGACGCGAAGACGTGCTGGAGTCGCTCGAGAACCTCCTCATGTTGGAGGAGGATCACCCGGGCGGTCTGGCGTTGGCCGTCGAGGTTCACGTCACGCTCGAGCAGTGGGCGGAAGCAGTGACGGCGCTGAGGGGGCTGGCCAATGCCGACGTCCCACCGGCCCAGCGACGCATCGCCCGTCTCGGCGCGGCCGACTTCCTCGAGAAGAAGCTCGGACGCTCGGCAGACGCCATCGCCGAGTTGCGCGCGCTCGAACCACTGGGGTTCGGCAACAGTGAGCTGTACGAGCGCATCGCCGACGTCGCGGACCGCGGCGCGCTGCCCGCGGAGGCCATCCGGGCCCTCCAACAGCAGCACGACTGCTCGCCGCCCGACGTGGGCGCGGCCGCGCTCCGCCGCGCCGGCACCATCGCCCGTGACGAGCTCCGCGACCGCTCGACCGCCATCGAGTGCTTTCGCGGTGCGCTGCGCGCGGTGCCCACCGACATCGCCGCGCTCGAAGCGCTGGGTGGGCTGATCCAAGACCCGACACAGCGCCGGGTGCTCTCCGAGGCATTCGAAGCTGCCGGACGTGAGGCGGCGAGCGGGCAGTTCAGCCCCGAGCTGCCACGCGTGCTCGTGGCGGCAGCCCGCCTGCGGGGCGAGAAAGACCTCACCTTCTTGGCGATGCAGACGCTCTTGGCCGTGGGCGTCGCCACTCCGGAGGAGCGCGCCGCAGCCGACGAGCACACCGCCATCGTGCGCCGTGTACGCGCCGGGCATCCGCTCGACGCCAGCGTGCTGAACCTCCTGCGCGCGCCTGGGGACGACGGCGTCGTGGCCGAGTTCGCCCAGCTCGTCGGCGAGAGCCTGACGACCGCCGTGGGGATGGAGCCCGCGCTGTTTCACGTCGGTCGTGGCGACCTCACGTCGACCAAGCCAAGCCCGCTCCGCGACGAGCTCAACGCCATCAGCGAAGCGCTGTGCGCCCCACTGGGAGACGTGTACGTCGGGGGCTCGGACGCCGCCCGGGTGACCGCCTTCCATGGCAAGAAAGAGCGCTCGACGTGGGTGGTGGGGCCGGGCGTGTTGGCGCCACTCGACACGGCCCGGCGATACCACGCCGGACGTGCGGCCTTCGCCACGTACGCGGGGTCCATCGCTTGGCTGGATCGCCCCGCGGAAGAGGGAGCCCTGCTGCTGGCCGCCGCCGCCGCTGCCGCCGACGTCGCGCTCCCAGCCATGTCTGCGCTGCCCACGATGGCGGAGTGGACCCGAGCCATCGGGAAGGCCATGCCACGCAAGGTACGCAAGGCCGCGAACGAGCTGGCGCCGCGCATCCCGGGTGGAGGTGCCACGCTGGTGAGCTACTGCCAAGCCGCTCAGCTCAGCGCGGCGCGCGCGGGGCTGGTGGTGTCGGGCGACCTGCACGGCACTCTCAGTCACCTGCACGGGCGCGAGCCCCGCGTGGCAGAGATCAAGAGCAGCCCTCTCCTCTCAGACCTGATCCTCTACTGGACGTCCCGAAGCTCACTCACGCTGCGGCGCGAGCTCGGACTGGCGTCGTGA